The following are encoded in a window of Prochlorococcus marinus CUG1417 genomic DNA:
- a CDS encoding DUF3318 domain-containing protein — translation MSELQRLKSLLPPENESWVFVEAAAAIDPPLITLEEIGRDEVEIQIDLDEWDNFAIDHRNLLFWHEVGKIQNDTIPRDGWEMAALAIGLGGAIGELWVQDGLLLLLALGLSSFAGYRLYLKNNSEKKLQDAIFADERAIDLACRFGYSIPNAYKSLGGALKELIEKTRKKKRRSFFEDRLDALRKSAEKARSELSQQEGSEKSVSSENVYGQ, via the coding sequence ATGAGCGAACTTCAGCGACTTAAAAGTTTGTTGCCTCCAGAAAATGAAAGTTGGGTATTTGTTGAAGCTGCTGCTGCTATCGATCCACCTTTAATAACACTTGAGGAAATTGGTCGCGACGAAGTTGAAATACAAATAGATCTAGACGAATGGGATAACTTTGCAATTGACCATAGAAATTTATTATTTTGGCACGAGGTAGGGAAAATTCAAAATGACACAATTCCTAGAGATGGATGGGAAATGGCTGCTCTTGCTATAGGACTTGGAGGAGCAATAGGGGAATTGTGGGTACAAGATGGGCTTTTATTATTACTTGCTCTTGGTTTATCGAGTTTTGCAGGATATAGATTATATTTAAAAAATAATTCCGAAAAAAAACTTCAAGATGCTATTTTTGCGGACGAAAGAGCTATAGATCTTGCTTGTAGATTTGGGTATAGTATCCCAAATGCTTATAAAAGTCTTGGAGGAGCACTAAAGGAATTAATCGAGAAAACTAGAAAAAAGAAACGAAGAAGTTTTTTTGAGGACAGATTAGATGCCCTAAGAAAAAGTGCTGAAAAAGCTAGATCAGAATTATCTCAGCAAGAAGGTTCAGAGAAATCAGTCTCGAGCGAAAATGTATATGGACAATAA
- a CDS encoding CGLD27 family protein produces the protein MNESKCPVPREQQPTNEFIELSKSIIFSWPKTKKTLIIILLKFWVVAFVLFLVISSGSIYFKTSLLKYILLSVFSSLSIPLIITIRLYLGWRHVFKRLTSERVEYEESGWHDGQVWLKPLVLKEKESLIASVEVKPILKNLIQTISIISILILSGTLLFQYNNF, from the coding sequence ATGAACGAATCTAAATGTCCAGTTCCTAGAGAGCAACAGCCTACAAATGAATTTATTGAATTATCAAAATCTATAATTTTTTCTTGGCCAAAAACAAAAAAAACATTAATCATCATATTGCTTAAATTTTGGGTTGTTGCTTTTGTTCTATTTCTAGTTATTTCTTCAGGAAGTATCTATTTCAAAACGTCCCTCTTAAAATATATTCTATTAAGTGTTTTTAGTAGCTTATCAATACCTCTCATAATTACTATCAGGTTATATCTTGGTTGGAGACATGTTTTTAAGAGATTGACATCTGAAAGAGTTGAGTATGAAGAATCCGGTTGGCATGACGGTCAGGTATGGCTAAAACCGTTAGTTTTAAAAGAAAAAGAATCACTTATTGCCTCAGTAGAGGTGAAGCCTATTTTAAAAAATTTAATTCAAACTATTTCAATTATTTCAATCTTAATTTTATCTGGCACTTTACTCTTTCAATATAACAATTTCTAG
- a CDS encoding DUF6447 family protein, with protein MSENKKDSANPVLTFEGKKYLINELSNDIKESIKGLQIAETQLKMHEDTQKLLSISRNYLANQLREKLKNLE; from the coding sequence ATGAGTGAAAACAAAAAAGATTCTGCTAATCCAGTTTTAACATTTGAAGGAAAGAAGTATTTGATAAATGAACTTTCAAATGACATAAAAGAATCTATAAAGGGATTACAAATAGCAGAAACGCAACTTAAAATGCATGAAGATACTCAGAAATTACTTTCAATTAGTAGAAACTATTTAGCGAATCAATTAAGAGAAAAACTAAAAAACTTAGAGTAA
- the rsfS gene encoding ribosome silencing factor, producing MDNKRLVLMAAKACDEKKAKDIKLIKIDKVSFISEWILIAEGLSDVQVRSITNSVEGELREKAKIEPIRKEGVNEAKWALLDYGDLIVNIFQPEIRKFYDLESFWSNGVNLTFP from the coding sequence ATGGACAATAAACGTTTGGTTTTAATGGCAGCTAAAGCTTGTGATGAAAAAAAGGCAAAAGATATAAAACTTATAAAAATTGACAAGGTATCTTTCATAAGTGAATGGATATTAATTGCAGAAGGATTATCTGATGTACAAGTTAGATCTATAACTAACTCAGTTGAGGGAGAGCTGAGAGAGAAGGCTAAAATTGAACCGATACGAAAAGAAGGTGTTAACGAGGCGAAATGGGCTTTACTTGATTATGGAGATTTAATTGTAAATATTTTTCAACCAGAAATAAGAAAATTTTATGACCTTGAATCATTCTGGAGTAATGGGGTTAATCTTACATTTCCATAA
- a CDS encoding asparaginase — protein MSLNFKNLYTSNNPPLQATLMRGSNIESIHKIHAVISDKKGRVLMCAGNPEYKSFIRSALKPFQAIPFVSSGAAAKINNDSKSIALACGSHSGSKLHSREAFKILWEYDIDINNLKCPKTKTSPLEHNCSGKHAAFLATCKKMNWPLDSYLKGDHPLQIEIFRIVSELLEIPRSEINAERDDCGAPTLYLKLIEMSKLYSLLSSSENAELEQISRAMTTNPIMISDNNKFDTEIIKGSHGQVIGKGGAEGIQCLCKVNEGIGLALKVEDGSKRAKQAVSLHLLKQLEWISDLRIQDIEEKVFNFSEGVRIEVEGQLKFQES, from the coding sequence ATGAGTTTAAACTTCAAAAACCTATATACATCAAACAATCCTCCCTTACAAGCCACCTTAATGAGAGGTTCAAATATTGAATCTATCCATAAAATTCATGCTGTCATTAGTGATAAAAAAGGGAGGGTTTTAATGTGTGCAGGCAATCCAGAATATAAAAGTTTCATAAGGTCAGCATTAAAGCCTTTTCAGGCAATACCATTTGTTAGCAGTGGAGCAGCAGCAAAAATCAATAATGATTCAAAATCAATTGCATTAGCATGTGGTTCACATAGTGGATCAAAACTTCATTCAAGAGAAGCCTTCAAAATTTTATGGGAATATGACATCGACATTAATAATCTAAAATGTCCAAAAACAAAGACAAGTCCTTTAGAACATAATTGCTCAGGTAAACACGCTGCTTTTCTAGCTACGTGTAAAAAAATGAATTGGCCACTAGATAGTTACTTAAAGGGAGATCATCCACTTCAAATTGAAATATTCAGAATTGTTTCTGAATTACTTGAAATTCCTAGATCTGAAATAAACGCAGAACGTGATGATTGTGGTGCTCCAACTCTTTACTTAAAACTAATAGAAATGTCCAAGTTATATTCTCTTCTTAGTAGTTCTGAAAATGCTGAATTAGAGCAAATTAGTAGAGCTATGACTACTAATCCAATAATGATAAGTGACAACAATAAATTTGATACTGAAATAATCAAGGGTTCTCATGGACAAGTCATAGGTAAAGGTGGTGCTGAGGGAATACAGTGCTTATGTAAGGTAAATGAAGGGATAGGACTTGCCTTGAAAGTAGAAGACGGTTCAAAAAGAGCTAAGCAAGCTGTGAGTCTTCACTTATTAAAACAGTTAGAGTGGATTTCTGATTTAAGAATTCAAGACATTGAAGAAAAGGTGTTTAATTTTTCTGAAGGAGTTCGAATTGAAGTTGAAGGTCAATTAAAATTCCAAGAATCCTAA
- the carB gene encoding carbamoyl-phosphate synthase large subunit — protein sequence MPQRGDLKKILILGSGPIVIGQACEFDYSGTQACKALRKAGYEIILINSNPASIMTDPEIASKTYIEPLTPEIVSQIILREKPDAILPTMGGQTALNLAVKLSESDFLKKNKVELIGADLKAINKAEDRKLFKESMEKINVNVCPSGIASNLSEAKDVSKKINSYPLIIRPAFTLGGVGGGIAFNLEEFVELCKTGLEESPSNQILIEKSLIGWKEFELEVMRDTADNVVIVCSIENLDPMGVHTGDSITVAPAQTLTDKEYQRLRDLSLKIIREVGVETGGSNIQFAINPSNGEVIVIEMNPRVSRSSALASKATGFPIAKIAALLSVGYTLDEITNDITKKTPACFEPSIDYVVTKIPRFAFEKFKGSSNTLSTAMKSVGESMAIGRSFEESFQKALRSLEIGIFGWECDSLEEFNDENHMRNSLRNPTSERILIVKKAMQFGKTNSYIHEVTNIDLWFIEKLRNIYNFELEFLKAKKLYDLDRDLMLHAKQLGFSDQQIANLTNTNFYEVRKYRKSLNIMPIYKTVDTCSAEFSSSTPYHYSTYEESFINLNTEILDCEISENNNSKKIMILGGGPNRIGQGIEFDYCCCHASYQASTNGYKTIMVNSNPETVSTDYDTSDILYFEPVTLEDVLNIIEAENPYGLIVQFGGQTPLKLSLPLFEWLKTDDGFKTGSKILGTSPISIDIAEDREEFTKILEELSIRQPLNGIARNQNEAQVVAKNIGFPLVVRPSYVLGGRAMEIVKDESELSRYISEAVKVSPDHPILLDQYLNNAIEIDVDALCDSEGSVVIAGLMEHVEPAGIHSGDSACCLPAISLSASTIDNVKLWTKLIAKRLNVIGLINLQFAVINLNNKETKLFILEANPRASRTVPFVSKAIGKPVAKLATQLMQGLTLEDINFTKEFSPKYQAVKEAVLPFKRFPGSDTLLGPEMKSTGEVMGLAKDFGIAYAKSELAAGNGVPSEGVAFLSTNDLDKKNLEEIARELLILGFKLIATKGTAAYLLDLGIKVEEVLKVHEGRPNIEDLIRSGLVQLIINTPIGSQALHDDTYLRRAALEYNIPTFTTIPGAKAAIKAIKALQINNIDTYSLQEIHNY from the coding sequence ATGCCTCAAAGAGGTGATCTTAAAAAAATACTTATTCTAGGTTCAGGACCAATTGTTATAGGACAAGCATGCGAATTTGATTATTCTGGCACCCAAGCTTGCAAAGCTTTAAGAAAAGCTGGTTACGAAATTATTTTAATAAATTCAAATCCTGCATCGATAATGACTGATCCTGAGATTGCAAGTAAAACATATATTGAACCATTAACTCCTGAAATTGTTTCTCAGATCATTTTAAGAGAAAAACCTGATGCAATCTTACCCACTATGGGAGGTCAAACTGCTTTGAACCTTGCGGTTAAATTATCAGAATCAGATTTTTTAAAAAAAAATAAAGTTGAATTAATTGGCGCTGATTTAAAAGCTATTAATAAAGCTGAAGATAGGAAATTGTTTAAGGAATCAATGGAAAAAATAAATGTAAATGTATGCCCATCAGGAATTGCATCAAACCTAAGTGAAGCAAAAGACGTATCAAAAAAAATTAATTCTTATCCTCTAATAATTAGGCCTGCATTTACTCTTGGTGGGGTAGGAGGTGGAATCGCTTTTAACCTTGAAGAATTTGTTGAATTGTGTAAAACAGGTTTAGAGGAAAGTCCAAGTAATCAAATATTGATTGAGAAATCACTCATCGGATGGAAGGAATTTGAATTAGAAGTAATGAGAGATACTGCAGATAATGTCGTAATAGTTTGCAGTATTGAAAATTTAGACCCCATGGGTGTTCATACTGGAGATTCTATTACTGTAGCTCCCGCCCAAACTCTCACAGACAAGGAATATCAGAGACTGAGGGACTTGTCATTGAAAATCATTAGAGAGGTAGGCGTTGAAACTGGAGGAAGTAACATTCAATTTGCAATAAATCCATCTAATGGAGAAGTTATTGTTATTGAAATGAATCCTCGTGTGAGTAGATCATCTGCTTTGGCAAGTAAAGCAACTGGATTCCCAATAGCTAAGATTGCAGCTTTATTATCAGTTGGTTATACACTCGATGAGATAACTAATGATATTACAAAAAAAACACCTGCATGTTTTGAACCTTCAATTGATTATGTCGTTACCAAAATTCCTAGATTTGCCTTTGAAAAGTTTAAAGGCTCCTCAAATACCCTAAGTACTGCTATGAAATCCGTAGGTGAGTCAATGGCAATCGGGCGTTCCTTTGAAGAATCATTTCAGAAAGCATTAAGGTCCTTAGAAATAGGCATTTTTGGATGGGAATGTGATTCGTTAGAAGAATTTAATGACGAGAATCACATGAGGAATAGTTTAAGGAACCCAACTTCTGAAAGAATTCTTATAGTTAAAAAAGCTATGCAGTTTGGCAAAACTAATTCTTATATTCATGAAGTTACTAATATAGATTTATGGTTTATAGAGAAACTACGTAATATCTATAATTTTGAACTTGAATTTTTGAAAGCAAAAAAGCTTTATGATCTTGATAGGGATTTGATGCTACATGCTAAACAATTAGGCTTTTCTGATCAACAGATAGCAAATTTAACTAATACTAATTTTTATGAAGTTAGAAAATATAGAAAAAGTTTAAATATAATGCCAATTTATAAAACAGTTGATACTTGTTCAGCAGAGTTCTCATCTTCGACTCCTTATCATTATTCAACTTACGAAGAAAGTTTTATTAACTTGAATACCGAAATTCTTGATTGCGAGATTTCAGAAAATAATAATTCCAAAAAAATTATGATTCTTGGAGGAGGTCCAAACAGAATTGGTCAGGGAATAGAATTTGATTACTGCTGTTGTCATGCTTCATATCAAGCTTCAACAAATGGTTACAAAACAATAATGGTTAATAGCAACCCAGAAACTGTATCAACCGATTACGATACCAGTGATATTTTATATTTTGAGCCTGTTACTTTGGAAGATGTGCTCAATATAATAGAAGCTGAAAATCCTTATGGATTGATCGTTCAATTTGGAGGACAAACTCCTCTCAAATTATCATTACCTTTATTTGAATGGCTTAAAACTGATGATGGGTTCAAAACTGGTTCAAAAATTCTCGGAACTTCTCCAATCTCCATTGATATAGCAGAAGACAGAGAGGAATTTACAAAAATACTCGAAGAATTAAGTATTAGACAACCTTTAAACGGTATTGCTCGCAATCAAAACGAAGCACAAGTGGTAGCAAAGAATATTGGATTCCCTTTAGTTGTAAGACCCTCTTATGTTTTAGGCGGTAGGGCAATGGAAATTGTTAAAGATGAAAGTGAATTATCAAGATACATTTCTGAAGCAGTTAAGGTATCACCTGACCATCCAATTCTTCTTGATCAATATTTGAATAATGCTATTGAGATAGACGTTGATGCTTTATGTGATTCAGAAGGATCAGTTGTCATTGCTGGTCTAATGGAACATGTGGAACCTGCAGGAATTCATTCTGGTGATTCGGCTTGTTGCTTACCAGCAATTTCTCTATCGGCTTCAACTATAGATAATGTAAAACTTTGGACTAAATTAATTGCAAAAAGACTGAATGTTATTGGCTTGATAAATTTGCAATTTGCAGTGATAAATTTAAACAATAAAGAAACCAAACTATTTATTCTTGAGGCAAATCCAAGAGCCTCAAGAACAGTACCATTTGTTTCAAAGGCTATTGGTAAACCAGTTGCAAAATTAGCTACTCAATTAATGCAAGGTTTAACATTAGAAGATATTAATTTCACCAAAGAATTTTCTCCAAAATATCAAGCAGTAAAAGAAGCTGTTTTACCTTTTAAAAGATTTCCTGGATCTGATACACTCCTAGGTCCTGAAATGAAATCTACTGGAGAAGTAATGGGTTTAGCTAAGGATTTCGGAATTGCTTATGCTAAGTCGGAATTAGCAGCAGGAAATGGTGTTCCTTCAGAAGGAGTAGCTTTTTTGTCTACTAATGACTTAGATAAAAAAAATCTTGAAGAAATTGCTAGGGAACTTTTGATTTTAGGATTTAAATTAATTGCAACAAAAGGAACAGCTGCATACTTGTTAGATTTAGGGATTAAAGTTGAAGAAGTACTAAAAGTACATGAAGGGAGACCAAATATAGAGGACCTAATTCGTTCTGGATTAGTTCAATTAATAATTAATACTCCAATAGGTTCTCAGGCTCTTCATGACGACACTTATCTAAGACGTGCTGCTTTAGAATATAATATTCCTACTTTTACAACCATTCCTGGGGCAAAGGCAGCAATTAAAGCAATAAAAGCTTTGCAAATTAATAATATTGATACTTACTCTTTACAAGAAATTCATAATTATTAG